Proteins encoded together in one Trichocoleus sp. FACHB-46 window:
- a CDS encoding helix-turn-helix transcriptional regulator, producing MINLRLAELREKAGKTQKEMADLLGFKSINGYQNLEYGNTKGIQFDHLDALCNTLSCTPGDLIEYRRGRKKV from the coding sequence ATGATCAATCTTCGATTGGCTGAGCTGCGAGAAAAAGCAGGCAAAACTCAAAAAGAGATGGCCGATCTTCTGGGCTTCAAGAGTATCAACGGCTATCAAAATTTAGAGTACGGCAATACAAAAGGAATTCAGTTTGATCACTTGGATGCCCTTTGCAATACACTGAGCTGCACGCCGGGGGATCTAATTGAGTATCGGCGCGGACGAAAGAAGGTTTAG